Sequence from the Bacillus thermozeamaize genome:
TTAAGGACTTAGAAAGTTTATGATGGAGGGATGATGATGAGCAAACTACACATAACTGTCGATCCGAACCGGCCGGCAGAAGAACAAAAAGAAGTGCTACAGAATCGGTGGCATCCTGACATTCCTGCCATTGCAGATGTAAAACCAGGAGATGACTTTATCCTTGAATGTCTGGATTGGACGGCGGGACAAGTGCGAAATGATGACAGCGCGGACGACATTCGTGATATGGATTTGACACCAAACCACCATCTTACCGGACCAATCTATGTAGAAGGCGCCGAACCAGGCGACCTACTCATTGTCGATATTTTAGATCTTGGGCCTCACCCCAAGCGTAATTGGGGATACACCGGTATTTTCTCCAAGTATAATGGCGGCGGATTTTTAACCGATCATTTTCCTCACGCCCATAAAGCCATCTGGGATTTTAACGGAGTGTATGCTACTTCCAGACACATCCCGGGGGTACGCATTCCTTCAATCGCACACCCTGGTATTTTGGGAACAGCCCCCTCCCACGACCTGCTTCAAAAATGGAATGAACGGGAAAGAAAACTGATCTCCCAAAATAGTAATCGAGTCCCTCCACTGGCCTTGCCGCCGGAGCCGAAAAATGCCATCCTCGGTAACTTAAAACCGGGCACCGGAGAATACGATCGCATCGCCAAAGAGGCCGCCCGCACCATTCCGCCGAGAGAAAATGGTGGTAACCGTGATATCAAAAATTTAACCCGTGGTGCAAGGGCTTATTTACCCGTATACGTGCCTGGAGCCAAATTAACCGTTGGAGATCTTCACTTTACACAAGGGGATGGGGAAATTACATTTTGCGGTGCCATTGAAATGGCAGGCTGGATCCACCTGCATGTGGATGTGATCAAGAATGGCATGAGCAAATATAATATCAGTCACCCGATTTTTATTCCTAGTCCCATAGAACCTCGGTTTTCAAAGTATATCGTCTTTGAAGGCTATTCTGTAGATGAGGAAGGAAATCAACATTACCTTGATGCACACGTGGCTTATAGACAAGCTTGCCTCCAGGCAATCGAATACTTGAAAGGATTTGGTTACAGTGGCGAAGAAGCGTATATGATATTAGGAACGGCGCCTATTGAAGGTCGAATAAGTTCTGTGGTGGATATCCCCAATGCGTGTTGTACCCTGTGGCTCCCCACTGACATCTTCGATTTTGACATTATGCCAACCGATGACGGACCGAAAAAAGTCATAAAAGGCGGTACTTTACCGAAAGCACTGTAATCAAGCGCTGAAGAGGAGTAACAGCTAGAGAACGCTGGTGTAAAACGACGCCAGCGTTCATCCCACTA
This genomic interval carries:
- a CDS encoding formamidase, which produces MSKLHITVDPNRPAEEQKEVLQNRWHPDIPAIADVKPGDDFILECLDWTAGQVRNDDSADDIRDMDLTPNHHLTGPIYVEGAEPGDLLIVDILDLGPHPKRNWGYTGIFSKYNGGGFLTDHFPHAHKAIWDFNGVYATSRHIPGVRIPSIAHPGILGTAPSHDLLQKWNERERKLISQNSNRVPPLALPPEPKNAILGNLKPGTGEYDRIAKEAARTIPPRENGGNRDIKNLTRGARAYLPVYVPGAKLTVGDLHFTQGDGEITFCGAIEMAGWIHLHVDVIKNGMSKYNISHPIFIPSPIEPRFSKYIVFEGYSVDEEGNQHYLDAHVAYRQACLQAIEYLKGFGYSGEEAYMILGTAPIEGRISSVVDIPNACCTLWLPTDIFDFDIMPTDDGPKKVIKGGTLPKAL